A region of Salvelinus namaycush isolate Seneca chromosome 9, SaNama_1.0, whole genome shotgun sequence DNA encodes the following proteins:
- the cnot1 gene encoding CCR4-NOT transcription complex subunit 1 isoform X9 translates to MNLDSLSLALSQISYLVDNLTKKNYRASQQEIQHIVNRHGPEADRHLLRCLFSHVDFSGDGKSSGKDFHQFLIQECVSLISKPNFISTLCYAIDNPLHYQKSLKPSAHLFTQLSKVLKLSKVQEVIFGLALLNSCNADLRGFAAQFVKQKLPDLLRSYVDADLGVNQEGGFQDIAIEVLHLLLSHLLFGQKGASGVGQEQIDAFLKTLCRDFPQARCPVVLAPLLYPEKRDILMDRILPDSGELAKTMMESSLAEFMQEVGYGFCASLDECRNIILQYGVREVTASQVARVLGMMARTHSGLSDGIPLQSISAPGSGIWSDGKDKSDGSQAHTWNVEVLIDVVKEVNPNLNFKEVTYELDHPGFMIRDSKGLQMVVYGIQRGLGMEVFPVDLIYRPWKHAEGQLSFIQHSLMSPDVFCFADYPCHTVAIDILKAPPEDDNREIATWKSLDLVESLLRLSEVGQYEQVKQLFSFPIKHCPDMLVLALLQISTSWHTLRHELISTLMPIFLGNHPNSAIILHYAWHGQGQSPSIRQLIMHSMAEWYMRGEQYDQAKLSRILDVAQDLKSLSMLLNGTPFAFVIDLAALASRREYLKLDKWLTDKIREHGEPFIQACVTFLKRRCPSIMGGLAPEKDQPKSAQLPPETMATMLGCLQSCAGSVSQELSETILTMVANCSNVMNKARQPPPGVMPKGRAPSTSSLDAISPVQVSVSPLQMDPLTAMGSLNLSSSATSHTQSMQGFPTPLGSAFSNPQSPAKAFPPLSNPNPSTPFGGIGSLSSQLGNTGPLGSGIGSGLGMPAVSSDPFGTRKMSTPGLNPTTFQQSKMKASDLSQVWPEANQHFSKEIDDEANSYFQRIYNHPPHPTMSVDEVLEMLQRFKDSTIKREREVFNCMLRNLFEEYRFFPQYPDKELHITACLFGGIIEKGLVTYMALGLALRYVLEALRKPFGSKMYYFGIAALDRFKNRLKDYPQYCQHLASIGHFLQFPLTLQECVQYIEYGQQSRDPPVKMQGSITTPGSLALAQAQAQSQPPKAPQSGQPSTLVTTATATTTVAKTTTITRPTPGSFKKDVPPSINTTNIDTLLVATDQTERIVEPPENVQEKIAFIFNNLSQSNMTQKVEELKETVKEEFMPWVSQYLVMKRVSIEPNFHSLYSNFLDTLKNPEFVKMVLNETYRNIKVLLTSDKAAANFSDRSLLKNLGHWLGMITLAKNKPILYTDLEVKSLLLEAYVKGQQELLYVVPFVAKVLESSLRSVIFRPQNPWTMAIMNVLAELHTEHDLKLNLKFEIEVLCKNLSLDINDLKPGTLLKDKDKLKSLEEQLSAPKKEAKPPEEMIPIVSTAAPSTPAPTTTCSATGPPTPQFSYHDINVYALAGLAPHINININIPLLQAHPQLKQCVRQSIERAVQELVHPVVDRSIKIAMTTCEQIVRKDFALDSEESRMRVAAHHMMRNLTAGMAMITCREPLLMSIATNLKNSFAAALRAPTPQQREMMEEAAARVAQDNCELACCFIQKTAVEKAGPEMDKRLATEFELRKHARQEGRRYCDPVVLTYQAERMPEQIRLKVGGVDPKQLAVYEEFARNVPGFLPSNDLSQPTGFLAQPMKQQAWATDDVAQIYDKCMADLEQHLHAIPPALAMNPQTQALRSLLEAVALARNSRDGIAALGLLQKAVEGLLDATSGADADLLLRYRECHLLVLKALQDGRAYGPLWCNKQITRCLIECRDEYKYNVEAVELLIRNHLVNMQQYDLHLAQSMENGLHYMAVAFAMQLVKLLLVDERSVSHITEADLFHTIETLMRTSAHSRANAPEGLPQLMDVVRSNYEAMIDRAHGGPNFMMHSGISQASEYDDPPGLREKAEYLLREWVNLYHSAAAGRDSTKAFSAFVGQMHQQGILKTDDLITRFFRLCTEMCVEISYRAQAEQQHNPAASAAIIRAKCYHNLDAFVRLIALLVKHSGEATNTVTKINLLNKVLGIVVGVLIQDHDVRQTEFQQLPYHRIFIMLLLELNAPEHVLETINFQTLTAFCNTFHILRPTKAPGFVYAWLELISHRIFIARMLAHTPQQKGWPMYAQLLIDLFKYLAPFLRNVELNKPMQILYKGTLRVLLVLLHDFPEFLCDYHYGFCDVIPPNCIQLRNLILSAFPRNMRLPDPFTPNLKVDMLSEINIAPRILTNFTGVMPSQFKKDLDSYLKTRSPVTFLSELRSNLQVGGATLGPWKYLQHNDTSLEQVSNEPGNRYNIQLINALVLYVGTQAIAHIHNKGSTPSMSTITHSAHMDIFQNLAVDLDTEGRYLFLNAIANQLRYPNSHTHYFSCTMLYLFAEANTEAIQEQITRVLLERLIVNRPHPWGLLITFIELIKNPAFKFWSHDFVHCAPEIEKLFQSVAQCCMGQKQAQQVMEGTGAS, encoded by the exons ATGAATCTTGACTCGCTCTCGCTGGCTTTGTCTCAAATCAGCTACCTGGTGGACAATTTAACAAAGAAAAACTACAGAGCCAGCCAGCAGGAAATACAGCAT ATTGTGAATCGTCACGGCCCTGAGGCGGACAGGCATTTATTACGCTGTCTCTTCTCCCATGTGGATTTCAGTGGTGATGGTAAAAGCAGTGGCAAAGATTTTCATCAG TTTCTGATCCAGGAGTGTGTTTCACTGATTTCAAAGCCTAATTTTATTTCAACACTTTGCTACGCCATCGACAATCCTTTGCACTACCAGAAG AGTTTGAAGCCGTCGGCCCACTTGTTTACTCAGTTGAGTAAAGTTCTCAAGCTAAGCAAGGTTCAAGAA GTGATATTTGGCCTTGCTTTGCTCAATTCGTGCAACGCAGACCTTCGTGGTTTTG CCGCGCAGTTCGTCAAACAAAAGCTCCCTGATCTCCTCCGCTCGTACGTGGACGCGGACCTTGGCGTTAACCAGGAAGGTGGCTTCCAAGATATTGCCATAGAGGTCCTGCACCTGCTCCTCTCCCATCTTCTGTTTGGCCAGAAGGGAGCCAGTGGCGTCGGACAAGAGCAGATTGACGCTTTCCTCAAGACACTGTGCAGAG atttCCCGCAGGCGCGCTGCCCTGTGGTGCTTGCACCGCTGCTGTACCCTGAAAAACGGGACATTCTGATGGACAGGATTCTGCCAGACTCGGGAGAGTTAGCCAAGACCATGATGGAGAGTTCTCTTGCAGAGTTCATGCAGGAAGTTGGCTATGGCTTTTGTGCAAG TCTTGATGAATGCCGCAACATAATTCTGCAGTATGGGGTGCGAGAGGTTACTGCCAGCCAGGTGGCCAGGGTCCTGGGGATGATGGCTCGTACCCACTCTGGCTTGTCTGATGGAATCCCCCTACAG TCCATCTCTGCTCCGGGCAGTGGCATTTGGAGTGATGGAAAGGACAAAAGTGATGGTTCTCAGGCCCACACTTGGAATGTAGAAGTTCTGATTGACGTGGTCAAAGAAGTT AACCCCAATCTGAACTTCAAAGAGGTGACCTACGAGCTCGATCACCCTGGCTTTATGATCCGGGACAGTAAGGGACTTCAGATGGTGGTGTATGGGATCCAGAGGGGCCTGGGCATGGAGGTGTTCCCTGTCGACCTCATCTACCGGCCCTGGAAGCATGCTGAGGGACAG CTGTCATTCATTCAGCACTCCCTCATGAGCCCAGATGTGTTCTGCTTCGCTGACTACCCCTGCCACACCGTAGCCATCGACATACTGAAGGCGCCACCCGAGGACGATAACAGGGAGATAGCCACCTG GAAGAGCCTGGACCTGGTGGAGAGCCTCCTGCGCCTCTCTGAGGTGGGCCAGTACGAGCAGGTGAAGCAGCTCTTCAGTTTCCCCATCAAGCACTGTCCTGACATGCTGGTGCTGGCGCTGCTGCAGATCAGCACCTCCTGGCACACCCTGCGCCACGAGCTCATCTCCACCCTCATGCCCATCTTCCTGGGCAACCATCCCAACTCTGCCATCATCTTGCACTACGCGTGGCACGGACAGGGACAGTCCCCCTCTATCCGTCAGCTGATCATGCACTCGATGGCAGAGTGGTACATGAGAGGAGAGCAGTACGACCAGGCCAAGCTGTCCCGCATCCTGGATGTGGCCCAGGACTTGAAG tctctttcaATGCTGCTAAATGGTACTCCATTTGCCTTTGTTATTGACCTTGCTGCACTTGCCTCTCGCCGTGAATACCTCAAACTTGACAAATGGCTGACTGACAAAATCCGAGAGCACGGG GAGCCCTTCATCCAGGCATGTGTAACGTTCCTGAAGAGACGCTGTCCCTCTATTATGGGTGGTCTGGCCCCAGAGAAGGACCAGCCCAAAAGCGCCCAGCTCCCCCCGGAAACGATGGCTACCATGCTGGGCTGTCTGCAGTCCTGTGCAGG GAGTGTGTCTCAAGAGCTCTCTGAGACTATCTTGACCATGGTTGCCAACTGTAGCAACGTCATGAACAAAGCCCGCCAGCCACCACCGGGGGTCATGCCAAAGGGACGTGCTCCCAGCACCAGCAGCCTAGACGCCATTTCCCCTGTGCAGGTATCGGTGTCTCCTCTCCAG ATGGATCCCCTGACAGCCATGGGTTCGCTGAACCTGAGCAGCTCTGCCACCTCTCACACACAGAGCATGCAGGGCTTCCCTACCCCGCTGGGCTCTGCCTTCAGCAACCCCCAGTCCCCAGCTAAGGCCTTCCCTCCACTGTCCAACCCCAACCCCAGCACACCATTTGGGGGGATTGGAAGCCTCTCTTCACAGCTAGGTAACACAG GTCCGCTGGGATCAGGCATTGGTTCTGGTCTTGGAATGCCAGCGGTGAGCAGCGATCCGTTTGGGACGAGGAAGATGAGCACACCGGGCCTGAATCCGACCACCTTTCAGCAGAGTAAGATGAAGGCCT CTGACCTATCTCAGGTGTGGCCCGAGGCTAACCAGCACTTTAGTAAGGAGATTGACGATGAGGCTAACAGTTACTTCCAGCGCATCTACAATCACCCCCCACACCCCACCATGTCTGTGGATGAG GTGCTGGAGATGTTGCAGAGGTTCAAGGACTCCACCATCAAGCGAGAGCGGGAGGTCTTTAACTGTATGCTGAGGAACTTGTTTGAGGAGTACCGCTTCTTCCCCCAGTACCCTGACAAGGAGCTGCACATCACCGCCTGCCTGTTCGGGGGGATCATCGAGAAGGGTCTTGTCACCTACATGGCCCTTGGGCTGGCCCTCAGATATGTCCTTGAAGCCTTAAGGAAGCCATTTGGATCCAAAATGTATTACTTTGGAATCGCTGCTCTAGATAGATTCAAAAATAG GCTGAAGGACTATCCCCAATATTGTCAGCATTTGGCCTCGATCGGCCACTTTCTGCAATTCCCCCTTACTTTACAAGAG TGTGTGCAGTATATCGAGTATGGCCAACAGTCACGGGATCCTCCAGTGAAGATGCAAGGATCCATCACCACCCCTGGGAGCCTGGCGTTGGCTCAAGCTCAGGCCCAGTCTCAGCCTCCCAAAGCCCCCCAGTCTGGACAGCCCAGCACCCTGGTCACCACAGCTACTGCCACCACCACTGTCGCCAAAACCACTACCATCACACGACCTACCCCTGGCAGCTTCAAGAAGGATGTGCCG CCCTCCATCAACACCACAAACATTGACACTCTGCTAGTAGCAACAGACCAAACCGAGAGGATTGTGGAACCCCCAGAAAATGTTCAAGAGAAAATTGCTTTCATCTTCAATAACCTGTCACAATCCAACATGACACAGAAG GTTGAGGAGTTAAAGGAAACTGTGAAAGAGGAGTTTATGCCCTGGGTCTCCCAGTATCTTGTCATGAAGAGGGTCAGCATCGAGCCCAACTTCCACAGCCTATACTCCAACTTTCTAGACACTCTGAAGAACCCTGAGTTTGTCAAAATGGTCCTGAATGAAACTTACAGAAACATCAAG GTTCTCCTTACCTCTGATAAGGCAGCTGCAAACTTCTCTGATCGATCCCTACTGAAGAATTTGGGCCACTGGCTTGGCATGATCACTCTGGCAAAAAACAAGCCCATCCTGTACACG gatttGGAGGTAAAATCCCTCTTGTTGGAAGCCTATGTCAAGGGGCAGCAGGAGCTACTGTATGTGGTCCCGTTTGTGGCCAAAGTCCTGGAATCCAGTTTGCGTAGCGTG ATCTTCCGACCTCAGAATCCCTGGACCATGGCCATCATGAATGTTCTGGCAGAGTTGCATACGGAACATGATCTGAAG CTGAACTTAAAGTTTGAGATTGAGGTGCTGTGTAAGAACTTATCACTGGACATCAATGACCTGAAGCCTGGCACCCTGCTGAAAGACAAAGACAAGTTGAAGAGTCTGGAGGAGCAGCTCTCTGCACCAAAGAAAGAGGCCAAGCCCCCTGAAGAAATGATTCCTATTGTTAGCACAG CTGCACCATCCACTCCCGCCCCAACCACCACTTGCTCAGCTACTGGGCCCCCTACCCCGCAGTTTAGCTATCATGACATCAATGTGTACGCCCTTGCAGGGCTAGCCCCTCACATCAATATCAACATCAAC ATCCCCTTGCTTCAAGCCCACCCTCAGCTCAAGCAGTGTGTGAGACAGTCCATTGAGCGGGCCGTGCAAGAGCTCGTCCACCCCGTAGTGGACCGCTCCATCAAGATCGCCATGACAACTTGCGAGCAGATCGTCAGGAAGGACTTTGCTCTGGACTCGGAGGAGTCGCGCATGCGTGTGGCAGCTCATCATATGATGCGCAACCTGACTGCCGGCATGGCCATGATCACCTGCCGGGAGCCCCTGCTCATGAGCATCGCCACCAACCTGAAGAACAGCTTTGCCGCTGCCCTCAGG GCCCCCACCCCCCAGCAGAGAGAGATGATGGAGGAGGCTGCTGCCAGGGTCGCCCAGGACAACTGTGAGCTGGCCTGCTGCTTCATCCAGaagactgcagtggagaaggctGGCCCAGAGATGGACAAGAGGCTGGCGACG GAGTTTGAGCTGAGGAAGCATGCCCGTCAGGAGGGCCGTCGCTACTGTGACCCCGTTGTGCTGACCTACCAGGCCGAGCGCATGCCAGAGCAGATCAGACTCAAG GTTGGAGGCGTAGACCCCAAACAGCTGGCAGTGTATGAGGAGTTTGCCCGGAACGTTCCAGGCTTCCTACCCAGCAACGACCTGTCTCAGCCCACAGGATTCCTTGCCCAACCCATGAAG caacaggcaTGGGCCACGGATGACGTGGCTCAGATCTATGACAAGTGCATGGCAGACCTGGAGCAGCACCTCCACGCCATCCCTCCCGCGCTGGCCATGAACCCTCAGACCCAGGCTTTGCGCAGCCTGCTGGAGGCCGTGGCCCTAGCCAGGAACTCCCGGGACGGCATCGCCGCTCTGGGCCTGCTGCAGAAG GCTGTGGAGGGTCTGCTGGATGCTACCAGTGGTGCCGATGCTGACTTGCTTCTGCGGTATAGAGAGTGCCACCTGCTGGTGCTCAAAGCCCTCCAGGACGGCCGGGCATACGGGCCACTGTGGTGCAACAAGCAGATTACCAG GTGCCTGATTGAGTGCCGTGATGAGTACAAGTACAACGTGGAGGCTGTGGAGCTGCTGATCAGAAACCACCTGGTCAACATGCAGCAGTATGACCTGCACCTGGCACAG TCTATGGAGAATGGGCTGCACTACATGGCGGTGGCGTTTGCCATGCAGCTGGTGAAGCTGCTGTTGGTGGATGAGCGCAGTGTGAGCCACATTACCGAGGCAGACTTGTTCCACACTATCGAGACTCTGATGCGAACCAGCGCCCACTCCAGGGCCAACGCACCTGAGGG GCTTCCTCAGCTGATGGACGTGGTCCGTTCCAACTACGAGGCCATGATTGACCGGGCCCACGGAGGACCCAACTTTATGATGCACTCTGGCATCTCCCAGGCATCCGAGTACGACGATCCGCCGGGCCTGAGGGAGAAGGCTGAGTACCTGCTGAGGGAATGGGTCAACCTGTACCATTCTGCAGCCGCCGGCCGGGACAGCACCAAGGCCTTCTCTGCCtttgtgggacag ATGCACCAGCAGGGCATTCTGAAGACCGATGACCTGATCACTCGTTTCTTCCGGCTGTGCACGGAGATGTGTGTGGAGATCAGCTACCGTGCGcaggccgagcagcagcacaacccCGCGGCCAGCGCCGCCATCATCAGGGCCAAGTGTTACCACAACCTGGACGCCTTTGTGCGCCTCATTGCCCTGCTGGTCAAGCACTCCGGAGAGGCCACCAACACTGTCACCAAGATCAACCTGCTCAACAAG GTTCTAGGTATTGTGGTTGGAGTGTTGATCCAGGACCATGATGTGAGACAGACTGAGTTCCAGCAGTTGCCTTACCACCGCATCTTCATCATGCTGTTGCTCGAGCTCAATGCCCCCGAGCACGTGCTCGAGACCATCAACTTCCAGACCCTCACCGCCTTCTG CAACACTTTCCACATCCTGAGGCCTACCAAAGCCCCTGGCTTTGTTTACGCTTGGCTGGAGTTGATCTCTCACCGTATCTTCATCGCCAGGATGCTGGCGCACACCCCACAGCAGAAG GGTTGGCCCATGTATGCGCAACTTCTCATTGATCTGTTCAAGTACCTGGCGCCCTTCCTGAGGAATGTTGAGCTTAACAAACCTATGCAAATCCTCTACAAG GGTACCCTGCGCGTCCTTCTGGTCCTACTGCATGACTTCCCAGAGTTCCTGTGCGACTACCACTACGGCTTCTGCGACGTCATCCCGCCCAACTGCATCCAGCTCCGCAACCTGATTCTGAGTGCCTTCCCACGCAACATGAGGCTTCCAGACCCCTTCACTCCCAATCTGAAG GTTGACATGCTCAGCGAGATCAACATCGCTCCGCGCATCCTCACAAACTTCACCGGAGTGATGCCCTCTCAGTTCAAGAAGGATCTGGACTCGTACCTGAAGACACGCTCCCCCGTCACCTTCCTCTCTGAGCTCCGCAGCAATCTGCAGGTAGGGGGCGCCACTCTGGGTCCCTGGAAGTATTTGCAGCACAACGACACATCTTTAGAACAG GTGTCAAATGAGCCAGGCAACCGTTACAACATCCAGCTGATCAACGCTCTGGTGCTGTATGTGGGAACCCAGGCCATTGCACACATCCACAACAAGGGCAGCACCCCCTCCATGAGCACCATCACTCACTCAGCCCACATGGACATCTTCCAGAACCTGGCTGTGGACCTGGACACTGAGG GGCGTTATCTCTTCCTGAATGCCATTGCCAATCAGCTGCGCTACCCAAACAGCCACACCCATTACTTCAGCTGCACCATGCTGTACCTGTTTGCTGAGGCCAACACTGAGGCAATCCAGGAGCAGATTACCAG GGTTCTTCTGGAGAGGCTGATTGTGAACAGGCCTCATCCCTGGGGACTGCTCATCACCTTCATCGAGCTCATCAAGAATCCCGCCTTCAAGTTCTGGAGCCACGACTTTGTACACTGTGCCCCGGAGATCGAGAA gttgTTCCAGTCAGTGGCTCAGTGCTGCATGGGGCAAAAGCAGGCTCAGCAGGTGATGGAGGGCACTGGTGccagttag